From Parcubacteria group bacterium ADurb.Bin159:
GTAGACGGCTTGCTCAAAAAGGCGACTGCCAATCCGCAGGGAGTAATTGACTCATGGGAAGAATTTACAAAAGCCGCTTTTGAAAAACCTGCAACGCCCGCTCATCAATCGCTTGGCAGACTCGCCCAAAAATTAAAGTCGCAAATCTTTACTGAAAACGTTGATCATTTACAGGAAAGAGCGGGTGTAAAATCAGTACATTTGACCGGTCCGTGGCTAAAAGAAAATGTCCAGCCAGAATGGTTAAAAGATATTGATGCAGTGGTTACGGTTGGCTTAAGCTATGATGACAGAGGTTTCCTCGGCTGGTATAAAGAAAATAATCCAAATGGAAAAATCATTGCGATTAATTTAAGCCAACCCTCTTATCTCGGAAATGAAGATTTTATGTTAAAGGGCGATTGTCAAAAAGTTGTTCCCGAATTGGAAAAAGAATTTGCAGAAAAGGAATAAAATTTGGTAAATTGGAATCAAGCGGTGCGCCAACTTCGTTGGCACGAAATTCGGCGGCGGCGGAAAGCGAGGGCGGGCAAAAATTCCTCCCCCCAACCCTCTTCCTTTTTGCCCGCCCGAGTGTTCTGGTTTTGCGCGCGAAGCGCGCAATCATTCGGAGTTTTGCTCAAAAAATGTTCGAACTTCGTCCAAAAAACACCGCCAATATCACTTTTTTGATTTTGGCAAAAATTTTGAACAAAATCCGCTTGCGGATTTTGAATAATCTTGTCCAGGGAAGATGCGAGGATTAATAATTTAGAGGGGGTGACAATCTATGGCAAATTTAAATAACAAAATTTCTGTTTTTATTAATAAAGAGTTGAGGAAATTGAGCGACAAAAAATTTGCAAGGAGCCGAAATAGATTAATTGGTAAAAAGGTGATTTCTTATGGGGTAAAAACTCAAGAAATTAGAAAAATTGCTAAAGAGTACTTCAAACGATTTCAAAAAGAAACGAAAGAGAGTTGGTTAAAGATTGTCAAAGAGTTGATGTCAACAAAAGTGTTTGAGAATCAAATGACTGGAATATTTCTTTTAAGCAAAATTGGTGGAAAATTAAGCATTTCTGAACTTGAAAAATTAATTAAAAAATATATTAATAATTGGGCAACTTGTGATACAATGAGTAGTGAAGTTGCAGTGAAAGTATTAATAGGATCACCAGAAAGAATCGAAGCTCTATATACTTGGGCAAAATCTAAAAATATTTGGTTAAAAAGAGCCGCTTTGACAACAACGGTGAAACTCAAAGATAAAATTGAAAATTGGTAAGAAGTTGCTTGTCAAATACTTTCTCTTTTAGAGAAAGAAAAAGAGCCAACCCTTAAAAAAGCAGTTCATTGGCTAAAAAAAGAAGTCCTTCGATAATTTGATAACGGGACAAGAAAAACAATGTGTCCCGTTTTTTGTTTTTGCATAATAAATTTAAGTTTCTAGATTATTCTCAGTAAATGCCCTTGCTCTAGCCCTTCCTACGCGGGCATTTAAAATTAAACTCCCTAAAATTCTCTTTACATTATCAAAATAATTTTGTATCATAATTATAGATGAGGATTATTTTATACATACGTTCTATTATTTTGATACTACTATGTTAAGAGAGATTTCACAAATAGGTAAAAATATAAAGAAATTAAGAAAACAAAAGGGCTTATCGCAAGACCGGCTTTCTAAATTGGCTGATATTTCCTATAACACGGTCATAAAATTGGAGTCAGGCGGTATCACTAATCCTTCAATTAGCACACTCCAAAAAATAGCTAAAGCCCTCAATGTTTCCGTTGATAATTTATTGAAGTAAAACTATGGAAGTTAAATCTAAAAAAACAATTAAAGATTTGCCGGAGTTTGAAAGACCGCGTGAGAAATTAGCAAAGAAAGGCGCAAAGGCGTTAAAAAAAGAAGAGTTATTAGCTATTCTTTTGCGTACAGGATTAAAAGGTAAAAACGCCTTAGAAATTGCAGATGACATTTTAGTAAAATACGGCGACAAAAAACTTTTAGAGGCTTCTTATGAAGAGTTAAGGAATATGCATGGAGTAGGCCCAACAAAAGCTATCCAGATTTTAGCCGCAATTGAATTAGGTAGCCGATTATTTAAAGAAAAATCAGAAAAAGAGATTTATATAAACTCTCCCGAGGACGCCGTTAAAGAACTTGCTTATATTAAAGAGAATAAAAAAGAAAATTTTGTTGTGTTGTATCTTGATGCCCGTAATAGGTTAATTTACAAAGAAACCGTTTCTATTGGTTCGCTTAATGCTAATTTAGTCCATCCTAGAGAAGTATTTGAGCCGGCAGTTAGAAATTTTGCCGCTCAAATAGTTTTGGCACATAATCACCCATCAGGCGACCCCGAACCATCGGAAGACGATTTAATATTAACCCGAAGATTAGTTGAGTCCGGAAAAATCTTGGGGATAGAAGTGGCTGACCATATAATTGTGGCCAAAGATAAATTCTTTAGTTTTAAAAATAAAGGGATAATCTAAATTATATTATGCCCAAAAACACAAAAAAATCTGAAATTGAAAAATTAAAAGCGGAAAATGAACGATTAAAAAAAGAATTGAAGAAACAGAAGAAATACGGCCTTGTTTGGGAAGAAAAACCGGAAGAGGTTGTTGAGATGTGTAAGAAAAAACTGCCAGTGCTGAAAGAGGTAAAAAACAAAGAAATTATTACCGATAAAAATAAGCCAATGAACCTATTGATTGAAGGCGACAATTATCATGCTCTTTCAGTTTTAAATTATACCCACGCGAAAAAAGTTGATGTCATATATATTGATCCGCCATATAACACTGGCAACAAAGATTTTATTTTCAACGATCACTATGTTGATAGGGAAGATTCTTACCGCCATTCAAAATGGCTTTCTTTTATGGAGAAAAGATTGGAATTAGCAAAGAATTTATTAAAAGACACCGGAGTAATTTTTATTTCAATTGATGATAACGAAGTAGCACAATTAAAAATATTGATGGACCAGATATTTGGAGAAAATAATTTTGTTGCACAATTGATATGGCGAAGTAAAGGGGGATCGGGTACTGATCCAAATAATATTACTGTAGAGACAGAATATATATTATGTTATGCGAGAAATAGAGAAAAGTTACATTTGAATAGATATAAGGCAGATACAAGTAATTATATTTTGACTGATAAATATGTTAATGAACGAGGAAGATACAAATTGAATAAATTGGATAGGAAAAGTCTTGGATATATAGAGAGTTTAGATTTCCCAATAAAAAAAGGTAACCTGACAGCGGTTCCTGGCGGAAAAGATAATTATAAAAAAGTCTGGAGATGGCGTTGGAGTAAAGAGAAAGTAGAGTGGGGACTAAAAAATGGCTTTATTGTTTTTAAAAAAAATAAAGGTGGAATTCTTAATGTCTATTATAAAATATATGAATTTTGTGATAATGAAGGAAATATCATTAAGCGCGAATATCCCTTTAATAATTTGATACCTAAAGATTTATGTGCTACATCAACAGGAACTAACGAAATAGAAAATATATTTAGTAAAAGAGTATTTGAATATCCTAAATCTGTAAAATTAATTAAATATATTTTAACAATTGCTGCGAAACAGAATTCATTAATTTTAGATTTCATGGCTGGGTCTGGGACGACCGCTCACGCAGTTTTAGAACTCAATAAAGAAGATGGTGGCAATAGAAAATTTATTCTGTGCACTAACAACGAGAACAACAATGGCAGTGGCTTAAAAATTGCTGAAGATATTTGCTATCCAAGAATTAAAAAGGTTATTGAGGGATATAAAAACTTAAAAGGCGAAAAAGTAGAAGGTTTAGGTGGGAACTTAAAATATTTCAAAACTGATTTTGTTGATTATAATGAGCCTACTGACAAAAACAAAATTAAACTTACCCAGCAGGCAACAGAAATGCTCTGTGTTAAAGAAGGAACTTTTGAAAAAGTGATTGATAATAAAAGATTTAAGATTTTCAAAAATTCAAACCATTATACGGGCATTATTTGGGACCAAGTAGCAATTCCAATTTTCAAAAAAGCAATTAAAGATATAAAAGGAAAATTCAGCGTCTATGTTTTTTCTCTAAGTGATGAAACTTTTGATGAAGAATTTAAAGACGTGAAGCAAAAAGTCCAATTGTCGCCAATCCCCGAAGCGATTTTGCGAGTATATAGAAGGATTTTTAAGTAAAAATTATGAAGATAACTGAAATCTGTATAAAAAATTACAAGAGTATAAAAAAATTGAAGTTTAAACCAAATTCTGGCTTAAATGCTTTTATCGGTGAAAATAATACTGGCAAAAGTAATGTTTTTGAAGCAATAAACTGGTTGCTCGGTCCAACTTATCCAACATTTAATTCTACTAAAAAATCCGATCATTATCTCGGAGATGAAGAAAATAAAATCTTTATTAGTTTAAAATTTGACAATAGCTATACTTTTGAATTAAACGAGAGTAAACCAAAATACAATTTCTTAATCCTTAAAAATGGGCGATATCAAAAAAACGTAAACAGAGAGCAATTTTGTTGCGCATATATAGGCAATAAAAGAACAATCGTTGATTATTTACCATCGGACAGGTGGAGTCTTCTAGGTAGGTTATTACAGGATATAAATAAAAGATTTCTTGAGGAAAAAATTCAAGATGGCAAAAAAGAGGTTAAAAAATCAGATAAATTGAAGGAAGATTTAGACAAAATAAGAGACAATCTTTTATTTTCGGTTGAAAATGCAGAAGGTAAAAAAATAATGAGCGATTTTATTGACATATTAAAAAAAGAAAGTGCCGAACAGCTGAATAGAAGCATAGATGATTTTGAAGTGAATCTAAATTTATACGACCCGTGGGATTTCTACAGAACTTTACAAATTATAGTAAACGAAAAAGATATTGACCTTAAACTTCAAGCCTCCCAACTGGGAATGGGAGCGCAGGCTTCAATAACGGTAGCAATTTTAAAGGCTTATTCAGAAATTAAATTAGGCGGAGAAAATCCTATTTTTATTGATGAACCAGAATTATTTTTACATCCACAGGCACAAAGAAATTTTTATAAAATTTTAAGAAAGCTATCAAAAGATAAAAATATTCAAATATTTTATACAACGCATTCGCCATATTTCTTAGCGCTGGAATATTTTGATGAGATATTTTTAGTACGCAAAACAAAAGATAAGGGCACTTATATAAGAAATGCCAACGCGGAAGAGCTTCTGAATGACTGGGCAATAAGATATGGTAAAGATATTTCTGATGATTTAAAAAGAAAAGAAGGATTAGAAAAATTGAGGTTACATTATAAAGAGGCTTACGAACAAACATCTGATAGCATGGCTTCAACTGAAGCATTTTTTGCCAAAAAGATTATTCTTGTTGAGGGTAACTCAGAAGCATTATTATTGCCGTTTTTCTTTAACAAAATAAACTTTGATTGGGTAAAAGAAAGAATCGCGATCGTAAAATGTGGTTCTAAAAATGAGATGGACAGGTTTTATAGATTATATGCGGAATTGGGTGTACCTTGCTTTGTAATTTTTGATGGGGATAAGGATAAAAATAACGATAAACGACACAAAGAAATAAATAATGCTCTATTTAAAATTTTAAAAGAGAATTCTATTAGTGATTTTCCAAATAGCGAGATTAAAGATAACTATTTTGGGTTTCAGAATGATTTTAATTTTGCCCTTAAAGAAGCTGGCTATAAAGATGTTTATAATGAAGGCGATCCAAATAAATCAGTAAAAGGACTATCATTGTTCTTGAAAGTTAAAAACCAAACCTCAGTTAAAGTTCCTTCATGGGTTAATGAAATAAAAGATAAAGTATTAAAACTAAAAGATGAGATAGAAAGTGTTTTAGTCAAAGATGACAACGAGGATTTAACAGAGGAAGAAAGTGAAAATAATTTTAATTTTGGAGAAATACCATTCTAAAAATAAGGTCAACTATGCAATTAAAAATTTATCAAGAAAATGCAATAGACGAGTTATTGGAAAGAACCAAACGTCTTTTAGAATTGGGCGGTAATAAAAAATTGGTTTTTAAAGCGCCTACTGGTTCAGGCAAAACAATAATGATGGCGGAATTTTTGAAGCAGTTAGTTGACGATAGAGACATAAAACAATCGCTGAGTTTTATTTGGACGGCACCACGACAACTTCATATTCAAAGCCGAGAGAAGTTAGAAAATTATTTTGAAACGAGCCGAGCTTTAAAGTGTTCCTATTTTGAGGATTTGGACGATAGAAAAATTAGCGAAAACGAAATTTTGTTTTTCAATTGGGAAAGTATAAATAGAGCGGACAATGTCTATATTCGGGATAATGAGCAGGATTTTAATTTATCAAAAGTATTAGAGAGAACAAAGGAAGATAGCCGGGGAATAATTTTAATCATTGATGAAGCCCATCATCATGCCACTAGTGAAATTTCACAAGGATTAATTCAGATGATTGGACCAAAATTAACAATTGAGGTTACGGCAACGCCAGCAACCATTACTAATGAAGACGGAAAAGTATTTGTTCAGTTAGAGGATGTTAAGAGAGAAGGAATGATTAAAAAGGGTGTGATTTTAAATGATAATTTTGAAAATTTTATTAAGGAAGGGAAAATAAAAACGCAAAAGTTGAGCAGCGGAAGCGAAGAATTAGTTATAGATGCGGCGATGGAAAAAAGACAAGAATTAATAAAGGGATTTCAAAAAGAGGGAGTTAATGTTAATCCTTTAGTTTTAATTCAATTACCTGATAGAAAAACAAGTTTGGAAGATAGAATAAGAGAACGAGTGGAAAGTATTTTAAAAAATAAATATAAAATTTCTACCGAAAAAGGGAATAATCGGTTAGCGGTTTGGCTTTCAGGTGAGCATATCAACAAAGAAAATATTGAAAAACAAGACAATGAGGTTGAGGTTTTAATTTTCAAACAGGCTATTGCTTTAGGTTGGGATTGTCCAAGAGCGCAGATTTTAGTTTTATTTAGACAATGGCACAGCCCAATTTTTTCAATCCAGACGGTTGGCAGAATTATGCGAATGCCCGAGCCTGATAAAGGTTATTATAAAAGCGAATTTTTAAATTATGGTTATGTTTATACTAACTTGGATAACATAGAGATTACAGAAGATATCGCCAAAAATTACATCACTATTTACACAAGTAAAAGGCGTTTTGACCCTAAATTAACTTTGCTTTCGTACTACCCGAAAAGACATCGCGAGAAAACAAGGTTATCTCCGCTTTTTACAAAGATATTTTTGGAACAGGCGAAAGAATATAATCGAAAGAAACAGATTGATACTAAAGCGAAAAAATCCGACCTAAAAATTATTTCTGATTACAAAGCCGAAGATGTTGACGCTTTGGCTGGGGCAAAAATTATAGGTGATAAAAAGATAAAAGCAAGTGGATCAGATATGCAAAAATTGTTTGATTTTTTTATATGCAATAATTTAACTCCTTTTTATCCCGAAGATAGATCGGTTGCAAGAGCTAAAGAAGCAATCTATAAATTTTTCTATGAGAATTTTGGCTTTAAGTGGGGTGAAAGCGAAGACGAAATAATTCAAATAGTTTTATCGGAAAAAAATTCTCAGCATTTCGTCAATATTTTAAACAAAGCAAAAGAAAAATACCAAAAAGAAGTTGAAAAAATAGAAAGCGAAATGATTGAGGTCCCGAATTGGAATATTCCAGAAACTTTATCTTTTGGAAGCGAATATAAAAAAGTTGAAAGTAAAAAATCAATTATGCAACCATTTTACAGTGACGAGAAATGGAAATCGGAAATAGCTTTTATCGATTTTTTAGAAAAGTCGGACAAAGTGGATTGGTGGTTTAAAAATGGTGATAGAGATGCCACATTTTTTGCCATTCCTTACAAAAATGGCGAAAAGAAACCTTTTTATGTTGATTTTATTGTGAAATTAAAAGACGGAAGAATTGGCTTATTTGATACAAAAGCCGGGCTGACA
This genomic window contains:
- a CDS encoding recombination protein F, with product MKITEICIKNYKSIKKLKFKPNSGLNAFIGENNTGKSNVFEAINWLLGPTYPTFNSTKKSDHYLGDEENKIFISLKFDNSYTFELNESKPKYNFLILKNGRYQKNVNREQFCCAYIGNKRTIVDYLPSDRWSLLGRLLQDINKRFLEEKIQDGKKEVKKSDKLKEDLDKIRDNLLFSVENAEGKKIMSDFIDILKKESAEQLNRSIDDFEVNLNLYDPWDFYRTLQIIVNEKDIDLKLQASQLGMGAQASITVAILKAYSEIKLGGENPIFIDEPELFLHPQAQRNFYKILRKLSKDKNIQIFYTTHSPYFLALEYFDEIFLVRKTKDKGTYIRNANAEELLNDWAIRYGKDISDDLKRKEGLEKLRLHYKEAYEQTSDSMASTEAFFAKKIILVEGNSEALLLPFFFNKINFDWVKERIAIVKCGSKNEMDRFYRLYAELGVPCFVIFDGDKDKNNDKRHKEINNALFKILKENSISDFPNSEIKDNYFGFQNDFNFALKEAGYKDVYNEGDPNKSVKGLSLFLKVKNQTSVKVPSWVNEIKDKVLKLKDEIESVLVKDDNEDLTEEESENNFNFGEIPF
- a CDS encoding Type III restriction enzyme, res subunit codes for the protein MQLKIYQENAIDELLERTKRLLELGGNKKLVFKAPTGSGKTIMMAEFLKQLVDDRDIKQSLSFIWTAPRQLHIQSREKLENYFETSRALKCSYFEDLDDRKISENEILFFNWESINRADNVYIRDNEQDFNLSKVLERTKEDSRGIILIIDEAHHHATSEISQGLIQMIGPKLTIEVTATPATITNEDGKVFVQLEDVKREGMIKKGVILNDNFENFIKEGKIKTQKLSSGSEELVIDAAMEKRQELIKGFQKEGVNVNPLVLIQLPDRKTSLEDRIRERVESILKNKYKISTEKGNNRLAVWLSGEHINKENIEKQDNEVEVLIFKQAIALGWDCPRAQILVLFRQWHSPIFSIQTVGRIMRMPEPDKGYYKSEFLNYGYVYTNLDNIEITEDIAKNYITIYTSKRRFDPKLTLLSYYPKRHREKTRLSPLFTKIFLEQAKEYNRKKQIDTKAKKSDLKIISDYKAEDVDALAGAKIIGDKKIKASGSDMQKLFDFFICNNLTPFYPEDRSVARAKEAIYKFFYENFGFKWGESEDEIIQIVLSEKNSQHFVNILNKAKEKYQKEVEKIESEMIEVPNWNIPETLSFGSEYKKVESKKSIMQPFYSDEKWKSEIAFIDFLEKSDKVDWWFKNGDRDATFFAIPYKNGEKKPFYVDFIVKLKDGRIGLFDTKAGLTKQVAGPKIDGLYNYIQSENKKGKKYFGGIIVNTRPNYRGRWIYFNKKSKDFKDNSLDNWTSLIL
- a CDS encoding DNA alkylation repair enzyme codes for the protein MANLNNKISVFINKELRKLSDKKFARSRNRLIGKKVISYGVKTQEIRKIAKEYFKRFQKETKESWLKIVKELMSTKVFENQMTGIFLLSKIGGKLSISELEKLIKKYINNWATCDTMSSEVAVKVLIGSPERIEALYTWAKSKNIWLKRAALTTTVKLKDKIENW
- the cobB gene encoding NAD-dependent protein deacylase encodes the protein MIDSFVADDANKQVMSEILAKHSKLKSEEILQLVEQTFEASRKQNREAVRDLSSRFSKEVAEKIRVEIRERMLPKPQEMKIVQLVEILKNKKVLFYTGAGISIASGVHSMDQLQETLGIEMSEKVDGLLKKATANPQGVIDSWEEFTKAAFEKPATPAHQSLGRLAQKLKSQIFTENVDHLQERAGVKSVHLTGPWLKENVQPEWLKDIDAVVTVGLSYDDRGFLGWYKENNPNGKIIAINLSQPSYLGNEDFMLKGDCQKVVPELEKEFAEKE
- the sinR gene encoding HTH-type transcriptional regulator SinR — translated: MLREISQIGKNIKKLRKQKGLSQDRLSKLADISYNTVIKLESGGITNPSISTLQKIAKALNVSVDNLLK
- a CDS encoding putative methyltransferase — its product is MPKNTKKSEIEKLKAENERLKKELKKQKKYGLVWEEKPEEVVEMCKKKLPVLKEVKNKEIITDKNKPMNLLIEGDNYHALSVLNYTHAKKVDVIYIDPPYNTGNKDFIFNDHYVDREDSYRHSKWLSFMEKRLELAKNLLKDTGVIFISIDDNEVAQLKILMDQIFGENNFVAQLIWRSKGGSGTDPNNITVETEYILCYARNREKLHLNRYKADTSNYILTDKYVNERGRYKLNKLDRKSLGYIESLDFPIKKGNLTAVPGGKDNYKKVWRWRWSKEKVEWGLKNGFIVFKKNKGGILNVYYKIYEFCDNEGNIIKREYPFNNLIPKDLCATSTGTNEIENIFSKRVFEYPKSVKLIKYILTIAAKQNSLILDFMAGSGTTAHAVLELNKEDGGNRKFILCTNNENNNGSGLKIAEDICYPRIKKVIEGYKNLKGEKVEGLGGNLKYFKTDFVDYNEPTDKNKIKLTQQATEMLCVKEGTFEKVIDNKRFKIFKNSNHYTGIIWDQVAIPIFKKAIKDIKGKFSVYVFSLSDETFDEEFKDVKQKVQLSPIPEAILRVYRRIFK